TGCACGCCTCCAGGTGGCCGGAGAAATGATCGCACATGTGGCTGTCCGGGCTGGTGATCACGATCCCCTCTTCCGAACTCAGGGCGCGCATGACCTCGCCCAGTGTTATGCTTCGCGGTTCCCTGGCCAGCGCGTAACCTCCCCGGATCCCCCGCACGCTACGGACGAGTTCCGCCCGCCGGAGGATCATCAGCAGCTTGGATACGTAGTCCAGGGAAATGCCCTCCGACTCTGCAATCTGCCGTCCCGTAACCGGGTCGCGGGAATGGTATCGCGCCAGCTGCAGAATGCACCGGAGTCCGTATTCTTCCTGGGCGGTCACTTTCATGATCGAGTCTCCTTCATTGGCCAGAATGCTATGTAAATATAGCAAACCTGACTTTTATGTCAAGTATTAAATCCGGTGCGTATCGAAGCGGTTGTCGCGTGCGGATTCGCCCGTGCTGAACCGGGCCGTGCGCTCAAGACGCGGGCCGCTCAACTTCCCAGGCGTTCAAGTCGCGGGCCGCTCACAGCCCCCGGGGCGCTCAAGACCGGACGCCGCCCGCTCAAAGCCTTGGGCGCTCAAGACCTGACTCCGCCGTTTCCCGTGCGATCTACTTGACATCGAAGGCGGCCGGCGTTACCGTCGTCCCGTATCCGCTTTGCCGAAATCGCTTTACCGATCGAACGCTCAAACGAAGGAAGCGAACCATCCATGTCCGAAAAAATCGATGTACGTCTGCTCCCCGGCACCCGAACCGTCGACGCGGTGGCGGGCCAGGGTTATTTTCCGGTCATTGCTCGCCTTGGCGGCAGCGAACTGCTCATGGCCTACCGCGGCGGCGC
The window above is part of the Acidobacteriota bacterium genome. Proteins encoded here:
- a CDS encoding Rrf2 family transcriptional regulator, whose protein sequence is MKVTAQEEYGLRCILQLARYHSRDPVTGRQIAESEGISLDYVSKLLMILRRAELVRSVRGIRGGYALAREPRSITLGEVMRALSSEEGIVITSPDSHMCDHFSGHLEAC